Part of the Vicinamibacterales bacterium genome is shown below.
TCGTGCACTGGGTCCCGGCTTCAAAGAGCCGATCTATGTTGAGGCACTGTGCCTCGAACTGGACGAACGCGGCATGAAGTTCGAGCGTGAAAAGGCGATCATCGTGACCTACAAGGAACACCAGATTCCTGGACAGCGTCTCGACCTGCTGGTGGAAGGGGTCTTGATCGTCGAGTGCAAAGTGGTGGAAGGCATCTCGAGCGTTCACTCCCGCCAGATCACGTCCTACCTGAAGACCACGGGACTCCGCCTCGGCTTCATCTTCAACTTCAACGTCGATGTCCTGATGCCCGCTGGGTTCAAACGGATTGCCCTCTGACTGCGGGCAGCATCCTTACATGCTTTGCGACCTTGGTGATCTTCGTGGCCTTTGTGCCGGAGCGTAAGGCCGTCGGTCGTCGCAGTCACGCTATGTACGCTTGACCGCCTGCCACTCCCGCTCCATCTCTTCGAGCGTGGCGTCGTGGACCGAGCGGCCCTGCGCGTGCAAGCTCTCTTCCAGCGCGGTGAAGCGGGTGGTGAACTTCTCGTTCGCCTTGCGCAGCGCCGACTCGGGATCGATGCCCAGCTTGCGCGAGAGATTGGCGATCGAGAAGAGCAGATCCCCCATCTCCTCCTCGGTGCGCGCCGCGCCCTCCGCCTGCACGGCGGCGCGGAGCTCGGCGACTTCCTCTTCGATCTTGTCCACCACGTCCGCCGTGCGCGACCAGTCGAATCCCACCGCGGCGACGCGGGTGCCGATCTCATACGCGCGCAGCAGCGCCGGGAGCGCCTTGGGGACGCCGCCCAGCACCGCGCGGCGCTCGCCGGCGTCCGCCTGCTCGCGCGCCTTGATCTGCTCCCACTGCTGGTGGACCTGGCCGGGCGTGTCCAGCGGACGGCCGCCGGGATCGAAGATGTGCGGGTGGCGGCGAATCAGCTTGGCGTTGATCCGCCCGAGCGAGTCCGCCACCGTGAAGTGGCCGGCGTCGGCGCAGATCTGCGCGAGGAAGACCCCTTCGAAAATCAGATCGCCGATCTCTCCCTCGAGCGCGGCGGTGTCGCCGCGATCGATCGCGTCGAGCACTTCGTGCGTCTCTTCGAGCAGGAAGCCGCGCAGCGACTCGAGCGTCTGCTCGCGATCCCACGGACATCCCTGCGGTCCGCGCAGCCGCACCATGATGTCGACGAGCGTCTGGAAGGCTGAGCCGGCGTCGGAAGGCATCGCGCCGATATGCTAGCATCGCGAAGTGGAGAACCCCGAAGAGCCCGCCGCATCGTTCAGCGATTTCCTCCTCTGGCTGGCGACGATGATCGCGGTCCAGTTCGGCGATCTGCCGCACCCCGAGACCGGCCAGCCGCTCGAGCCGAATCTGCCCGCCGCCCGCCACTTCATCGACGTGATGGGCATGCTGCAGGAGAAGACCGCCGGCAACCTCGCGCCGCACGAAGAGAAGCTGATCGACGACCTGCTGTTCGAACTGCGGCGGCGCTACCTCGAGGCGCAGGGCGGGCAGAGCCGCATCATCGTCCCGTAGCGCGTGCGCATCACTTTCCTCGGCACCGGGACGTCGCACGGCGTGCCGATGATCGGATGCGGCTGCGCCACCTGCACGTCGACCGACCCGCGCGACACGCGCCTCCGTCCTTCGATCTTCGTCGAGACCGCCGGCGCGCGCGTCCTGATCGACGCCGGGCCGGATCTGCGGGCGCAGGCGCTCCGCCACCGCATCACCCGCGTCGACGCCATCCTCTTCACGCACGGGCACGCCGATCACATCCTCGGCATGGACGACGTGCGGCGCTTCAACGCG
Proteins encoded:
- a CDS encoding GxxExxY protein; translated protein: MTDAAFDEIPAQVEWVGRRVIGGAIAVHRALGPGFKEPIYVEALCLELDERGMKFEREKAIIVTYKEHQIPGQRLDLLVEGVLIVECKVVEGISSVHSRQITSYLKTTGLRLGFIFNFNVDVLMPAGFKRIAL
- the mazG gene encoding nucleoside triphosphate pyrophosphohydrolase: MPSDAGSAFQTLVDIMVRLRGPQGCPWDREQTLESLRGFLLEETHEVLDAIDRGDTAALEGEIGDLIFEGVFLAQICADAGHFTVADSLGRINAKLIRRHPHIFDPGGRPLDTPGQVHQQWEQIKAREQADAGERRAVLGGVPKALPALLRAYEIGTRVAAVGFDWSRTADVVDKIEEEVAELRAAVQAEGAARTEEEMGDLLFSIANLSRKLGIDPESALRKANEKFTTRFTALEESLHAQGRSVHDATLEEMEREWQAVKRT
- a CDS encoding DUF1844 domain-containing protein, with amino-acid sequence MENPEEPAASFSDFLLWLATMIAVQFGDLPHPETGQPLEPNLPAARHFIDVMGMLQEKTAGNLAPHEEKLIDDLLFELRRRYLEAQGGQSRIIVP